Proteins from a single region of Apium graveolens cultivar Ventura chromosome 7, ASM990537v1, whole genome shotgun sequence:
- the LOC141671135 gene encoding 5-amino-6-(5-phospho-D-ribitylamino)uracil phosphatase, chloroplastic-like: protein MVVESIGTTSLLRHSPVFGLHYSKDVGGKRKVVNFVKIPRTEFVGRKLVCSTSSRGEEVACPMRRMTLVKSQAMGLAQEAYSYKDEERLPRNFNYGSENDVDRKPGLWPPENKADNAALHNPLLRQERMGCGWLGAIFEWEGVLIEENPDLEKQAWLALSQEEGKSPPPNFITRRIEGMKNEQAISEVLCWSRDPSQLKRMASRKEEIYKALQGGIYRFRPGSQEFVNVLIHYKIPIALVSTRPRKTLESAIGVIGIEGVFSVIVTAEDVYRGKPDPEMYMYAAQLLQFLPERCIVFGNSNQTVEAAHDARMKCVAVASKHPVYELGAADLVVKRLDELSIVDLKNLADIDSPEFGEPELEMELEEEADPSSSSSVAFDDNFW, encoded by the coding sequence ATGGTTGTTGAGTCCATTGGTACAACGTCTCTTTTGAGGCACAGTCCGGTATTTGGACTACATTATAGTAAGGATGTTGGAGGTAAAAGGAAGGTAGTTAATTTTGTGAAGATTCCTCGGACTGAATTTGTGGGTAGGAAGTTGGTTTGTTCTACTTCTTCGCGAGGAGAGGAAGTTGCTTGTCCAATGAGGAGGATGACATTGGTCAAATCTCAGGCTATGGGGTTGGCCCAGGAAGCTTATTCTTATAAAGATGAGGAGCGGTTACCTAGGAATTTTAATTATGGGTCGGAGAATGACGTTGATCGTAAACCTGGATTGTGGCCTCCAGAGAACAAGGCTGATAATGCTGCACTTCATAATCCATTGCTTCGACAAGAAAGGATGGGTTGTGGGTGGTTAGGTGCTATATTTGAGTGGGAGGGAGTTTTAATTGAAGAAAATCCAGACCTTGAGAAGCAGGCTTGGTTGGCTCTTTCGCAAGAAGAAGGAAAATCACCACCACCAAATTTCATCACTCGGAGAATTGAAGGCATGAAGAATGAGCAAGCAATTTCCGAGGTTCTGTGTTGGTCGAGAGATCCCTCTCAGCTAAAGAGAATGGCCTCGAGAAAGGAAGAAATCTATAAAGCTTTGCAGGGAGGTATATACAGATTTCGACCTGGTTCTCAAGAGTTTGtaaatgttttgattcattaCAAGATACCAATTGCTTTAGTATCCACCCGGCCAAGAAAAACTCTTGAAAGTGCAATTGGGGTTATTGGGATTGAAGGGGTTTTCAGTGTAATTGTAACAGCGGAGGATGTATATAGAGGAAAGCCAGATCCAGAAATGTACATGTATGCAGCACAGCTATTACAGTTTTTACCCGAGCGATGTATTGTTTTTGGGAATTCAAACCAAACTGTGGAGGCAGCTCATGATGCAAGAATGAAGTGTGTCGCTGTTGCTAGCAAGCATCCTGTGTACGAACTTGGGGCTGCTGACTTAGTGGTGAAGCGCCTAGACGAGCTATCTATTGTAGATTTAAAGAACCTAGCCGATATTGATTCTCCTGAATTTGGCGAGCCAGAGTTGGAAATGGAGTTGGAGGAAGAGGCTGATCCATCCTCATCTTCATCTGTCGCATTTGATGACAACTTTTGGTGA